The Rhododendron vialii isolate Sample 1 chromosome 5a, ASM3025357v1 genome contains a region encoding:
- the LOC131325620 gene encoding homeobox protein knotted-1-like 1, translating to MDELYRLHSSISFSNDVTGIGNFPNSSMSTGFHGQIDSMLRFETVNMEVAAGSEISDLVKAQIANHPLYPNLVSAYIECRKVGAPPEMASLLEEIGKENLPISNCCEIGADPELDEFMESYCEVLHKYKEELSKPFDEATTFLTNIESQLSNLCKETLTLTSGNIHSDEDAGSSEGDLSCGGEGEAAESQESSGARPGDQELKEMLLRKYSGYLSSLRKEFLKKRKKGKLPKDARTALLDWWNTHYRWPYPTEEEKTKLSEVTGLGQKQINNWFINQRKRHWKPSEDMRFALMEGVSGSVGYFDNAGGTGSVDI from the exons ATGGACGAACTGTACAGGCTGCACTCGTCGATTTCGTTCTCAAACGATGTTACTGGAATCGGAAATTTCCCGAACAGTAGTATGAGTACTGGATTTCACGGCCAAATTGACAGCATGCTCCGGTTCGAGACGGTGAATATGGAGGTTGCCGCCGGATCGGAGATATCCGATCTCGTAAAAGCTCAGATCGCCAATCATCCGCTGTACCCTAACCTTGTTTCTGCCTATATCGAATGCCGAAAG GTGGGAGCGCCGCCGGAGATGGCTTCACTTCTGGAGGAAATTGGTAAAGAGAATCTTCCGATAAGCAATTGCTGTGAGATCGGAGCCGATCCGGAACTAGACGAATTTATG GAATCGTACTGCGAGGTACTACACAAGTACAAAGAGGAGCTGTCGAAGCCGTTCGATGAAGCCACGACGTTCTTGACCAACATCGAGTCACAGCTCAGTAACCTCTGCAAGGAGACGCTGACGTTAACCTCCGGGAACATACATTCGG ATGAAGATGCAGGATCTTCGGAGGGGGACCTGAGCTGTGGAGGAGAGGGGGAAGCAGCTGAAAGTCAAGAATCTTCTGGTGCCCGTCCAGGCGACCAGGAGCTTAAAGAAATGCTATTGCGTAAGTATAGTGGTTATCTCAGCAGCCTGAGAAAGGAGTTtctgaagaaaagaaagaaaggaaagctaCCAAAGGATGCAAGGACCGCGCTGCTGGACTGGTGGAACACACATTACAGATGGCCATACCCTACG GAAGAGGAGAAAACAAAATTGTCAGAAGTTACTGGGTTAGGCCAAAAGCAGATCAACAACTGGTTCATTAACCAGAGAAAAAGGCATTGGAAACCATCTGAAGACATGAGATTTGCTCTCATGGAAGGTGTCAGTGGCAGTGTTGGGTACTTTGACAATGCAGGAGGGACTGGAAGTGTGGATATTTGA